TGCTGATTACAGTAGCGATTTTTTTCTCCCATTGCGTTTAAGTCGCCAAATCTGGTCAAACCCCTTATCGCCCCACCTTCCCCATCTCTCGCTAGCTACCCTCTACTACAATGGCCAGGTCTATTGGGCCAGAGGCGATCGCTTAGAATGGATCTATATCAAGCGCCAGGTGTGGATCAACTTTCTGGGATTGTTGCCCGGCAGCTTAGTCACAATATTAGTGATTGCTATCGCGTTCCTGAGGTTCTATGACGAACAAGACTTCCAATTCCTCAGCATCGTCGCCCAGCCCCAAACTTGGAGCAACCGACTCACTGTGGCAGCCCTCCTGGCTGCACTGGCTAATTTCGGCGTTGAGTGGAACCGTCGAAATCGAGAAGGAAACCGCGAGGCTGAAGAAAGAGACCGAAGAGCTGAGGCAACAGAACGCGAAACTCGCAGAGATCGACAGGAAGTACGCTACCAGAAAGCTCAAATCCGATACCAATTAGACCCTACTGAGTTGAACCGACAAGAGCTGGAATCGGTGTTGGCAGCGCTTGAGGAGTATGAGCAGACTCTATCAGAGGCTATCAGTTCCTGACTTTAGGGCAGGGCTGTGGATCGCGGGTAGCTAGAGAGCAGTGATCGATAAGACAGGGCTGCGTATATGCATCCTCAGTCTCCAGAGGCGGCGGGGTCTGGCCGAAGATCATTTCGCAGCTGAAGTCTTCGAAGTTCGGCACCATCGTGAGGGGAATACCGAAGTCTTCGGTGAAAAAGCGCTGGGTGGGCAGCTTGCACATATTGACACACATGCCGACACAGCGGCTTTCATCTAGGTAGCGGCACTTCTTGATTTGGACGCCGCTGCGCTGCTCTCTGATTCGCCCCTGTTCGTCGGTGAATTTTACGGTTTTGACTTCGCAGGGACCGACCAGCCACTCGAATAGCTGCGCGGCAAACCAGGCGTTGAGTTCGCAGACTAGCTGGGTTGGCGAAAACAGGTTGCGAATTAGCCACAGCACTGGAGATGGCACCAGAGACTTGAGCACCACGGCGACGAGTGCCTGCTGCTGCTGGGCATTGCGCCCCTGCATAATCTGAGTGGATAAATCGACAACGCCGTCGTAGCCGCTGTGAGCGGTGTCTTTGCCCACGGCTTTAGCCATCTTGCGGCTAAACAGCCAAATGAACAGGCGATCGCCCACACCATCTTGATAGATTGCTTTTTCTGAAGTGGGGCCAAGGCCCGTGGCCGGGGGCGATGCCATGGTAAACCAGGAATAATTACTTACTCCAGATTAATACTTGAGTGGGCGAGGTGACAGCGGGGGGCAAAATCTCTACCCCAGGCTGCTGCCGGCAAACTGCTGGGCATAGAACTGGGCGTAGCGGCTCTGGTTGGCCAATAGTTCGCTGTGGGTGCCCGCTTCAATTACCTGGCCCTTTTCCATCACCAAAATGCGATCGGCGTCGCGCACGGTGGCCAGCCGGTGGGCAATGATGAAAACGGTGCGATCGCTCATCAGCCGCTCCAGCGCCTCCTGCACTAGCGCCTCAGACTCAGCATCTAGGGCAGAGGTAGCTTCATCCAAAATCAGAATGCGGGGGTTTAGGAGGACTGCTCGGGCGATCGCTACCCGCTGCCGCTGCCCCCCCGACAGGTTCACCCCTCGCTCGCCCA
The DNA window shown above is from Leptolyngbya subtilissima AS-A7 and carries:
- a CDS encoding DUF4033 domain-containing protein, which codes for MASPPATGLGPTSEKAIYQDGVGDRLFIWLFSRKMAKAVGKDTAHSGYDGVVDLSTQIMQGRNAQQQQALVAVVLKSLVPSPVLWLIRNLFSPTQLVCELNAWFAAQLFEWLVGPCEVKTVKFTDEQGRIREQRSGVQIKKCRYLDESRCVGMCVNMCKLPTQRFFTEDFGIPLTMVPNFEDFSCEMIFGQTPPPLETEDAYTQPCLIDHCSLATRDPQPCPKVRN